The sequence ttacatatccagctgctgtcaTGATGTTATATCACTCCTGATAACATCACTACTTAGGGACTATATACTAGTCCTCAGGCACTGACGCCAGACATGGGTCTCTACAGGACTACCTTTCTTAGCATGCCTTCTAACCCAGAGATGCATTTGCCTATAGATGTCAcacttttttacacttacacAATAGCCCACAATGCAGCTGAATAAGCAAAGTACATAAACCACCAAGCAGTGACTGTCACAGtatgcagctatatacagtatagggtgaACTGTGCACAGAACATACGTTGCTGACTAGCAGACAGGGTTACATGTATTCTCTGTTGTTACAAAACTTACACTTATATCTATCATTTACCACTACAAATATATCGATCATttactattacacacacacacacatatatatatatatatatatatatatagatatatataaaatttaccaTTACATGTATATCTATTATTTACCAttacatactgtgtatatatatatatatatatatatatatatatcacttacCATTACATGTATATCTATTATTTACCATTACACGTATATATATCAATTACcattacacatatatctatcaCCATTACATGTATATCTATCATTTACCATTACACGTATATATCTATCATGTACCTTTACACTTGTATCTATCATTTACCATTACACTTGTATCTATCATTTACcattacacatatatctatcattTACCATTACACGTATATCTATCATTTACCATTACACATATAGCTATCATTTACcattacacatatatctatcatttaccattacacatatatctatcatttaccattacacatatatctatcattTACCATTACACGTATATCTATCATTTACcattacacatatatctatcattTACCATTACACTTTTATCTATCATTTACCATTACACTTTTATCTATCATTTACCATTACACGTATATATCTATTATGTACCATTACACTTTTATCTATCATTTACCATTACACGTATATATCTATTATGTACCATTACACTTGTATCTATCatttaccattatatgtatatctatcatttaccattacacatatatctatcatttaccattacacatatatctatcatttaccattacacatatatctatcatttaccattacacatatatctatcattTACCATTACACATATAGCTATCATTTACCATTACACGTATATCTATAATTTACCATTACACTTGTATCATACAGCGCAGGAagttattatattactataaatGACTCATATCACAAGAGCAGGATCTCTGGCTGCACTTCAGATGGATTGCTCTGCACTCAGCATTGTTCTGCACTTGGGTTGGATTGTTCCTTGATGTATTAGCTAGGTCTGGCCACCAGGCTGTTATATATACTTCCCTAAGCTTAGCTGCTCAGCACAAACTGCAAGAGGGGGAAGAGATCAGCTGGGATCTGCTACAGCAAGTAAGGGGACAGAGAAGGACACAGAAAAGGCAGGTACAGAGCAGGGTGGGGAgggctttattatgttattattggCACCTTAGTGCTGGAGCGCTGCTCTGAGGACACAGGGATTTGCTGTTGTTGCCTGTCAGATGAGATAGTCTGCAGAGCTCTGCTCAGTGAGACTGGCAGATGTTAGTCTGTTGCATTGGCAGAGCTGTAGCTGGTAACACTGGGGGGATGTGACAAGAAGAGGTAACATGGATAcattgttgcaaaacaaaaaGAAGCAAATCTTTAAATGAAACATTAAAGTGAAGGGTGAAAGCTGTTTGTAGAGACTCCATGGTGTGACGCAACCTGCAGCTCCTCtgctgtagaactacaagtctGTGCATGCCTGCTGGCTGACTGAAGTTGTCTATATTCCTTCCTTGCAGTAAAGTGGTTAATCTGTAGTCTGTGATTACCTAGCGTACAGTCCGGATCAGTATGGGCAGGACAGGAAGGTCACTGTGATTTAGTATTATTCAGTGTTATTGTTCTTTTGCAGATGGATTCAGCGGCTGAGAACCCGTCAACCACAAGATTCCGGGAATATCTAAGGATCCAGAGTGTGCAGCCACAGCCTGACTATGGTAACCCCCCAATCCCTGAGCCCCTGTTATCCTACATCATACAATAATGGGGCTTTGTGTGCAAAGTATTGCACTGGCCATTTAACCCAGGAACCAGTTATAGGAGTTGTGATAGATCCTGCAGGACACCCCTGTGAGCACACGTGTGTTATCTTTCACCTCAGGTCCAGATCACTATGACAATAACCTGTCACACTGTTTCATCTTTATTTCTTGACTGCAGAGGTGCCAGGGACATCCATAGGGTAACACTGGGGACAGTTCATTGAGCCAACAGGTATTGTCTTCCATTTTGTTGCTGTTACCCGTTGGTGTTGGCCATGTTGGTGTCACATGTCACACGTTGGTGGATGTTTGTGGACTCACTGTCCAGCCCTTCCTCCCCAGTTCTGTGTTATcatatcagcacaatcctgaTGCTGCTAAGGCTGAGTTTATATTTGCCAATTATCAGGATGCCGGGCCAGGCTTTCTGTAGCAGATAACAGCAGTGCTGTAAAGTGTCTTCCAGGACTTGAGTTATGAGCAGCAGGACCAGACACAGCTGTTCATAGGGGTGATCTGCCTTTGtatatgatgaagaggatggatgATCATTGTGATGCTCTGTGTGGGGTCTCGGAGGTCGGACCGTCGCTGATCAAACCGTGACAACCCATCCTCAATTAGGCCAACAGTGTTAAAGTCTAAGAAAGACCTCTCAGTATAACCCAGCCTTAGAGAGCGGACCCTGTGTACTAATGCTCCCTCTGTGTGAATAAATGTCACACCCCATAGTTTTTGGTTAACTATTAAGTGGTAAATCCAGAGTAGCAAGTGCTATCCACTATGACTTATTTTCTGCATGTTTCCATCATATACAGATTGATGCTGGACTGCATTTAATCCTTGCATATAAACTTTTCATGGTCTTGCTGTTTGTTACAGCTGGCATTGTACGGTTTCTCTTCAAGATGGCGGATGAGATTGGGCTGGAGAAAAAGACAATAGAGGTAATATAGCTGGATGAATTGGAGTTAGGTTTTCTACATGAGTCAGCAGCTATAATTCAGGTCCTTAACACAAGGACTTTTACTTTGCTCTTTACCATCATGTACATATTACGTCTTCCTTTTTCTAGTTTTCTCCCGGCCGCACAATAGTCATCCTCACCTGGAGAGGGACACAGCCACAGCTGAAATCTGTCATTCTCAATTCCCATACAGATGTAGTTCCAGTGTTTGAGGTGTGTAGGGTCAAGGCAGCTGCACTACATGGATGATGCTTGAtaggtttggggaaataaaaatTCTGTTCTTTTCCAGGAGTTCTGGACATATCCACCATTTGTTGCTCATAAAGATAAAGATGGAAATATCTATGCAAGAGGAACACAGGATATGAAATCTGTTACCATACAGTAAGTTCCTAGTAAGAAGATTGATTGGAGTTTGTGGGATGTTCAGGAGCACTTCCTCTAAGATCCCCTGCTTCATGAGGAGCcatccttaggctgtgttcacacagcatcTTTTTTTGGATGGCAACTTTTTGGCACCAAAAGGACAGCCGTGCAAAAAACGGCTGCTAGATGGCCAAAAATGCTGTTGTGTtgtaatagtattttttttttttttcagttctgagGATGTAATGGTAAAGTTGGGTGTCTACTCCTTTGGAAGCTGTAAGGACCACCACATTGGTTATCCTTTAGCTCTCCTAAAATCTAGTCTGCCTGTAATGTGTACAGCCATTCTAATGCCATGGATGATAATGATTTTGTAGATTATTAGGCACACCTCTACGGTCTTTTACACATTACGAGTATTATAAACTGAGAGGTTGTCACTTTAGCTCATTTGATGGTTTGCAGGTATTTAGAAGCTATCCGGCAGCTGAAATCTGAGGGCCAGAAATTCCCACGCACCATACATCTCACTATGGTTCCAGGTAAGACCTGACTTTtcgtttttctttcttttgctcTGCTTTACTCATGTACTTATGTACAGACCCTGAATTACATAATGTCTTCTACTCCAGATCCAGAGCTTCATTCATAGTTCTGCTGACATCTATTTAGAATCCATCAACACTGTGCCAACACATCCTGAATCCCTGTAACATGTATTACAGCCttgcattatgggaaatgtagcttTTTATATAGTACTTCAGTGTAGGTTAATtgtacagacactgaaccagcaggggtAGTAATGAGTTTGGGTCCTGCATACTCAGTAGAACTGAACTGTGAATATATATCAGGATTTGGCTGCACAAGATATGATACGGAGTGTCAAAGGTATTTAATaagttaatgattttttttctgtgacaGATGAGGAAATTGGAGGTCACATGGGGATGGAGATCTTCGTAAACCAACCGGAATTCCATACACTGAATCCTGGAATTACACTCGATGAAGGTGCATATTGATATCCAGTTActgatgtgttttgtttttttccttgtttCGTTCTTGTTCTTTCAGTTTTTAACTTTTCCCCATCCAGTTGTCTTATGTGCTGCGTTTGTTTTACCTGGTTATTGTCCTTTTCAGGTCTTGCAAACCCCACAGATGAATTCAGTGTTTTCTACGGAGAGAAGTGCGTGTGGTGTAAGTCCTTTTGCTGCAGATCCTTAACTAGtcctttaacttaaagggattttccacttCTCAAAATCATTGGGGTTCATTTACCATAAAGAGATTATGATCTCTGTTTTTGACAAATTTATCAGAATGGTGCACGTTTTGTTAAATTATGAACCCTGTCCGAAAACTGGAGtgtaaaatctgatttttcattAGATTTGTACCGTTGTGCATAAATAAACTGGCCATAAAATGGCACAACCAGCTTGATACATGGATtaagtgtaaaagtgtcagagacttGATCTTTTGTGTGGCTGTAAAAAATATCGCTATCAGCCCGAAAGTCTCTGTGTAAATGGGATGTGTAGTGAATAACAATGTATTtgaatggctgcacaaatgatacatggattgtttgtgcggcctgGCTGCATGATTTATTGTCTTTTGTAGTGGCACTGCAAGTAAACGTCGATCTCTCTGATCGTCACTCATTTGagtctgtacatattttacatttgAGACcaatattgggccatgtaaaaggacctttctCAAGATGTTTAAAACTTTTATATAGCCATTTATACATTACATCTGTTTGTGGGAAAGCTGACTGACAACCATTATGACCCTGGTGATACCTATATGACTGCTGACATTTTGTGTGTATTTCTCAGGGATCACGGTTCACTGCCAGGGGGATCCTGGACATGGCTCTCGCTTAATAGAGAATACAGCTGCCACTAAATTAGTGAGTTAACCTTTGATCCTCTTGCAACCTGTCAgtgatttatgtg is a genomic window of Dendropsophus ebraccatus isolate aDenEbr1 chromosome 4, aDenEbr1.pat, whole genome shotgun sequence containing:
- the LOC138788574 gene encoding aminoacylase-1-like → MDSAAENPSTTRFREYLRIQSVQPQPDYAGIVRFLFKMADEIGLEKKTIEFSPGRTIVILTWRGTQPQLKSVILNSHTDVVPVFEEFWTYPPFVAHKDKDGNIYARGTQDMKSVTIQYLEAIRQLKSEGQKFPRTIHLTMVPDEEIGGHMGMEIFVNQPEFHTLNPGITLDEGLANPTDEFSVFYGEKCVWWITVHCQGDPGHGSRLIENTAATKLHSVITSFLNFREKEKKRLESNPDLTLGDVTTINLTKVNGGVSCNVIPTEMSVTFDLRIPPTVDLKEFELQIENWCRAAGEQVTFEYHQKCMNQKMTTPEDSNPWWKAFSDPCKEMGLKLKPEIFPAATDSRYIRTAGFDALGFSPMNNTPILLHDHNEYLNEDIFLHGIKIYSRIIGSLASVPPLAGEQ